One region of Oryza sativa Japonica Group chromosome 10, ASM3414082v1 genomic DNA includes:
- the LOC4349004 gene encoding protochlorophyllide reductase B, chloroplastic, with amino-acid sequence MALQAATTTSFLPSALSARKEGAVKDSAFLGVRLGDGLKLETSALGLRTKRVSTSSVAIRAQASAAVSSPTVTPASPSGKQTLRKGTAVITGASSGLGLATAKALAETGRWHVVMGCRDFLKASRAAKAAGMEKGSYTIVHLDLASLDSVRQFVANVRRLEMPVDVVVCNAAVYQPTAKQPSFTADGFEMSVGVNHLGHFLLARELLADLTSSDYPSKRLIIVGSITGNTNTLAGNVPPKANLGDLRGLASGLDGVSSSAMIDGGEFDGAKAYKDSKVCNMLTMQEFHRRYHGETGVTFASLYPGCIATTGLFREHVPLFRLLFPPFQKYITKGYVSEEEAGKRLAQVVSDPSLTKSGVYWSWNNNSASFENQLSEEASDPEKAKKVWELSEKLVGLADHDQ; translated from the exons ATGGCTCTCCaggcggccaccaccacctccttcctcccctccgcgcTCTCCGCCCGCAAGGAG GGAGCGGTGAAGGACTCGGCGTTCTTGGGCGTTCGTCTCGGCGACGGGCTCAAGCTGGAGACCAGTGCTCTCGGCCTTCGCACCAAG AGGGTGAGCACGTCGTCGGTGGCCATCCGCGCgcaggcgtcggcggcggtgtcgtCCCCGACGGTgacgccggcgtcgccgtcgggcAAGCAGACGCTGCGCAAGGGCACGGCGGTCATCACCGGCGCGTCGTCCGGGCTTGGCCTCGCGACGGCGAAGGCGCTGGCGGAGACGGGCAGGTGGCACGTCGTCATGGGGTGCCGCGACTTCCTCAAGGCGTCGCGCGCCGCCAAGGCCGCCGGCATGGAGAAGGGCAGCTACACCATCGTCCACCTCGACCTGGCGTCGCTCGACAGCGTCAGGCAGTTCGTCGCCAACGTCCGGCGGCTGGAGATGCCCGTCGACGTGGTGGTGTGCAACGCCGCCGTGTACCAGCCCACCGCCAAGCAGCCGAGCTTCACCGCCGACGGCTTCGAGATGAGCGTCGGCGTCAACCACCTCGGGCACTTCCTCCTCGCCCGCGAGCTCCTCGCCGACCTCACCTCCTCCGACTACCCCTCCAAGCGCCTCATCATCGTCGGCTCCATCACCG GGAACACGAACACGCTGGCGGGGAACGTGCCGCCGAAGGCGAACCTGGGGGACCTCCGGGGGCTCGCCTCGGGCCTCGACGGCGTGTCGAGCTCCGCCATGATCGACGGCGGCGAGTTCGACGGCGCCAAGGCCTACAAGGACAGCAAGGTGTGCAACATGCTGACGATGCAGGAGTTCCACCGCCGGTACCACGGCGAGACCGGGGTGACGTTCGCGTCGCTCTACCCCGGGTGCATCGCCACCACGGGCCTCTTCCGGGAGCACGTCCCGCTGTTCCGCCTCCTCTTCCCGCCCTTCCAGAAGTACATCACCAAGGGCTACGTCtccgaggaggaggccggcaaGCGGCTGGCCCAGGTCGTCAGTGACCCCAGCCTCACCAAGTCCGGGGTGTACTGGAGCTGGAACAACAACTCGGCCTCGTTCGAGAACCAGCTCTCCGAGGAGGCCTCCGATCCGGAGAAGGCCAAGAAGGTCTGGGAGCTCAGCGAGAAGCTCGTCGGCTTGGCCGATCACGATCAGTGA